In the genome of Tuberibacillus sp. Marseille-P3662, one region contains:
- the rplC gene encoding 50S ribosomal protein L3 — MTKGILGRKIGMTQVFSESGEVIPVTVVQTDSNVVLQKKTTETDGYNAVQLGFGDKKESRTNKPQKGHAEKANTAPKRFVREIREINIDDYELGQEVKADVFNKGDVVDVTGTTKGKGFQGAIKRHGQQRGPKTHGSHFHRGPGALSAIDPMRVFKGENMPGRMGGKKVTVQNLEIVKVDSERNVLLIKGNVPGAKSSELVIQTTIKETEAK; from the coding sequence ATGACCAAAGGAATCTTGGGAAGAAAAATCGGTATGACACAAGTTTTCTCTGAAAGTGGTGAAGTTATTCCGGTAACTGTTGTTCAGACAGATTCCAATGTTGTTCTTCAGAAAAAAACAACTGAAACTGATGGATATAATGCTGTTCAACTCGGATTCGGCGATAAAAAGGAATCACGGACAAATAAGCCACAAAAAGGTCACGCCGAGAAAGCTAACACAGCGCCTAAGCGCTTCGTAAGGGAAATCCGTGAAATTAACATTGACGATTATGAACTAGGGCAAGAAGTTAAAGCTGATGTCTTTAACAAAGGTGACGTTGTCGATGTAACAGGGACTACTAAAGGCAAAGGCTTTCAAGGTGCTATTAAACGTCATGGCCAACAACGTGGTCCGAAGACTCATGGTTCACACTTTCACCGTGGTCCAGGTGCTTTAAGTGCCATTGACCCAATGCGTGTTTTTAAGGGTGAAAACATGCCTGGTCGTATGGGTGGTAAAAAAGTGACCGTACAGAACCTTGAAATCGTCAAAGTTGACTCTGAACGGAATGTTTTACTTATTAAGGGTAATGTTCCTGGAGCTAAAAGCAGTGAATTAGTCATTCAAACGACGATAAAAGAAACAGAAGCTAAATAA
- the rpsJ gene encoding 30S ribosomal protein S10 yields the protein MANKQNIRIRLKAYEHRVLDQSAEKIVETAKRSGAKVSGPIPLPTDRSVYTVLRAVHKYKDSREQFEMRTHKRLIDILEPTPQTVDSLMRLDLPSGVDIEIKL from the coding sequence AATAAACAGAATATCCGTATTCGTTTAAAGGCTTATGAACATCGTGTATTAGATCAATCGGCAGAAAAAATTGTTGAAACTGCTAAACGTTCAGGTGCAAAAGTTTCGGGTCCAATCCCGCTTCCAACTGATCGCTCTGTCTATACGGTACTTAGAGCGGTACACAAGTATAAAGATTCACGTGAACAGTTTGAAATGCGTACACATAAACGCTTGATTGATATTTTGGAGCCAACGCCGCAGACCGTTGATTCACTTATGCGGCTAGATTTACCATCTGGTGTAGATATTGAAATAAAACTATAA